The DNA segment ataaaAGTTTACTTTTTGAATATCTCATCATTGTATAttgcaggcaccaccaatcagctgatcagcagtacCTGCAAAGCCCTAAGCAAAGTGCTCCACAAGATAGCACTTTGAAAGGGGTTGTCaaaggtcacctgacatcattgtgacattAGGTGGGCAGCTCCATCCACCTGTGAAACCTGGCCCATGATGGGTGGGGGCGATAAGCATCTGACCCACTGGCCAGATCAAGTCCCCCTCTCTCCACTTTATAGGAAGCCACTACAGAAGTTGTTCTGATGAGCTTCAATTTACCTTTCTAAGGCAGCCACTGAGATAAAAGAACTGGTATCCCACGGCCCTAAATTGGTAGGTTGTGGAGGGGATTTTGTACACAGCAGAACCTGTGCTAACAAAACAAAAGATTGTATACGAAGTTTGTAATCCATAGTTAATATGTACAAATTAAGAGTCATTGTGACAGAATCATGGCAGTTAACTAAGCAACAGAACCTTTCCTTCAGGGTCTCAAAATAAATGGCAGGACCATAATCATGAAGCATCATGCCAGGAACAAAAGAGGAATAAACTGAAGTTAGAAGCTTAGCATAAATCAGTTTTAACAGTTCAGATCGTTATCCATGGGAGCCATCTGCTTAGGAAAGAGGTGTGGTCTCTAGTCACTTGCTAATCTCTAATAAGAAAAGATGCTTAATAGAGCAAtcctgggggaagggagggaagtggTAGTTCATTGGCTGCTCCCAAAGGCATGCTGCCACATACCAGCCAGGGAAGGAGGGGTTGGAATGATGTTCTTCTTCTTCCTTTGTCTGGGTAATCTCCATTGTTAATCCTCCATAGCTATTGAAACCAATTAACTCTACCATCTCCAAGGTGGCACAGTTGATGGGCCCACTCCTGGGACCTCTTAGAGCAAAGGAGATAGCCCTGGTTCAGACCCTAATGTCCGGAGACAAGTGGAGCATGTGTGACACAGTCTCTTTGTGAGGGTGACCAAGCATGAAAAGAGCATTGGCTCTGTCAGTGCACTGGTATCACACCAACCTCCGTCTCACTACTAATGctgaattttactatttttaaattggttttgattcctttttatctagcactatgattggttttaatattggatgtgaattgcattttaatgtagattctgtatgttttaattatatgtgcttttatctggaagccgctgcgagttccagtattggaaggatggcgggatataaataaagaataaaaaaaaaGACGTTGCAGAAAGTGAGCATTGCAGCTCTGCCCCAGCAATCATGAGAACTACTATGTAACTTTAAAAACCGGTGCTTGAATTTGATTCCGCCCACCCCCCGCCTCCCTGTCAATTTTTCTTTTGTGTCATGTTCTTTAGATCCTGTAGGCAGGGGTTATCTTGTCAGTTACTGATGCCACGAAAGCTACTCTGggagcctttccccccccccctctgaAAAGCAGAGTAAAAAAATGCCACAACCAAACAAACCCTCAAATTGGACAGCAAAGAGATAAGCTTCCCTGTTTGGATCCACTCCACAAATCTCTATGAAAGGAAATCAAGGCAGCCTGGCTGTTTCTAATTTGGTGGAGATATGGCCTGTGGGGCTCATTGTCTACAAGTCCAGTAATGGGGAATTTTTAGATACAAacagtaagcaaaatatattcttttagaaaACTATAGGATTTATAGTATTTTAATAGTGTAGCAGGCCAGCTAAAAATGCTCTCCTTGGTGCTGTCTTCCTTGCGTGATGCATATATAGCCATGGTAACTTGGTATGTATGGTACAGCTTGGCTCAAGAAGATAAGGGGAGCAGAACACTGGTACAGGACATCTCTGTGCTCTTTAAGGCCTGAGAAGGATTAACACTGGAATGTATTAGCTCATAGTAGAAAAATGCTGGTATGAGAACTGCTGAATattacctgattggctagaaaataATGTATACAGTGAAGCctctatgtaatgcttatgtgTAGTCCCGATTGGGATATGTTAATGTCTTtatcctggaatgtataaaaaacccaggcaagcagtgccatgttgcagtgcTCCACCACATTCAAGAGAGACTGACCGTGTGCACATAACCAATAtgcgttgtggagatgttagatgggagcactcaggagtaaagatggatgcccttgaagagctgcaattctagacacacttactaagggactaagccccacagaactcaataggacttacttctcagtagatatggtttggattgtgttgttggtgaagcttgactagggatcctctgcaaagatatccatatccaagtagggttggcaaccccctgcctggaatgctgtgcccctaccttttaacatccaaatttctttaaagatttgacccttcacttcagaaagaggtctgagtaatgagtaagaagattctctacccttttctgtttcccctgtggactgctataaaagtttatcagccaacccaattccagtgaatataattgacagagagaaagcacatgtgatttggtctaccttcataggcagcagcttgggaacaacaacaattgcagccacgctgcccagcatgtgaattctcttttaccactattggacaagaaacaaacaacaaggtgcatcatcagtgggtttaagaaggttgagaggagcgcatggaaccacttctatggatgaaagggagtgaggataaaggtaaatgaaatgcaaatataaaaagaacaaaagagagtgatgatttcttaaatgcaataccataccaaccacaaaaagattcctacgagtaaggcagaaaactaagcatctcacagccagtcaggattcctaaccaaaacccaaaaatatgaaaaatgaagaaatatttgtataagtaaatatttattatttacacaacttgtaaagagatttatagtgcaatcctacatttatttatttagaagcaagtcccaatgtattcagtggggcttactcaaacagggacagaactgctaCCTCAAGTGATacgcaacttcattcacgcaacccaaaattcagaatcatgccactttaacctgttttgcaactgtttatacttgtttttgtggttattggattttaaagggatttatttcttattgtgagctgccttggtttccagtctgcaaccccacctcacagggttgttggaaagactccatatacacacacatactggagatgtaaaaatacatataccccatataatagtttattgtcaaaaccagttgatcattgcattaaaacattaaaaaaataaaatcagtattagtttcctacataataaaaacagtgatacctaagtatgctctgcctaattgctttaaaaatagggttggaggaggaaagatatacaacacaaacacaattatttcctgtgttcactcaaaagtcccatcaatttacagcacaatcttaaccatgtccactcaaaaggaagtcctattgaattcaattgggtttactctgggtatgtttactctggaaaagcaagtactggattaaagcttcaatttgggaagtttgcaaaacactgccctcttcaagatgaacctgactcctacacacaagagagaaaaagactgacagcttacttattcaatctgtgagatgttcagacaagcaggaaaaagcatgtttctgagccttgggccagtcactgcctctcagcttcagagggaggcaatggtaaaccccctctgaatactgcttaccatgaaaacactgttcatagggtcgccataagtcgggatcgacttgaaggcagacatttcagtttgactctacatttttggctctataattccttgtcagtcacaaccctgatttcttattggctaaaaacctgaaagggcagggattagagcagaagttgggggggcagctgatgttttggtgtatgtctctggaaccagaccacctagaaactttttttaaaaaaaatgaaagctgaaagtccagagattaaggtgagtcacctggaggggacccccaaaaaccagaatctccagctgaaaaatggagatctTGTGACCCTACTCtctctggagagagcattccacagccagggagctaccactgaaaaCCCCTATTATTATATTGCCACCCTCCACGCTTCCCTCTTAGGGAGTGGActaagaagggcctcagatgatgactgCAATCTGGGGGGGTTCATCTGGGGAGAGGCAGGCCATAAGGTGCTGGGTTCTGAGGTTCATGAGACTTTAGAGGTCAAACCCAGCACTTAGAATTGACCCTAGAAACTAATCAGCAGCCAATGCACTTGGCCAGAATCAATACTGCATTATCAGCCCTCCTATTTCCAGCCAACAGTCTAGCCACTGAAGTCTTCACCAGCTGGAGACAATTTCTGAACTCCAGAACCTCTTCAAAAAGCAGTGATTAGTCACTGCCCCAAACAGATTTTGCTGCAATCCATGAAAGTCACAAAAGAGAAATCCACTTACCACCAATGTCCATATCCACTTTGAAGTGAATGTTGTGAGTGTGAATTGTTCCCAGTGTCCACTCTTCAACCCTGTTGCCAAATTCCGTGGCATTACCAAAGTAAAAAGCCGATTCAAGGTATCCAGTGGCATGGACCCTGACACCAACAGCTCCATTTTGGTGAAATATAAAATCCCAAACATAATCATAATTACTAACTGTAGATATTGATCTGAAGACCAGAACTGAATCAGCCAACCCTCCATAAAATGGAATCTGTTTGCTGTCATAATGGCGTCGCACAGGCATCTCTGGATTTTGTTCAAAGATGCATATAGAGTTTTTGCGACTGACAGGCAATGAGGAATCAAGTAAATAGTGCCTGCTCAAATAGGTAGCCAGGTAAGGACAATCCAGACCCTTGACGAGTGTGGAGGTAGTATAACCAAGGCCAAAGCTTCTGTCCATGTATCTGGTCAGCATTGATGCTGGACTGTTGGAGCCATAGATGGCACTTGCCTCTTGCAAGCTTAACTCATAAACTATCCTCTTACCCTTAAACCGTATGTCAAAAGCCTGTGGCCCCCTATTAGCGTCTATACCAAAGGCAAAACTCCAGGACATGAAGAAAACTTGGTTATTCCAGATGGTGTAGCGTGGTCCACGAGGTTCATAGTGCAAAGGGCCTAGTCCTTGGTGGGGCACCCGTTGCTTCAGCGATGAGTATCCCCCATCGAGAGGAGCCTTTTTTACCTTGGCTACTTTAACATGCCCCTTATTGAACTGTCTCTCAATATCTTCCATGTCCTCAAAGTACTGTCCATTATAGAAGACTTTTTGCACCTTCCATTGGGAAACGTCCAGGCTGCTAACATCAACCTGGACTTCAAATCCAACTGGATGCAGATAACTTCCAGGGACATTCTGGAAATGAGCAACCCACATTTTCCGGTCTCCTGATTTTAGCCCTGGTGGTAATCCTGAACTATGTTCCAAATTGCTTCCATTGTAATCAAGTACTTTGTGCATAAAGTTTGGAGCCTTGGGATATTCCTTGTTCTTCAAGAAACTATATATTTCTTTGAACTCACTCCTCAAGATAAACCTTCTGGAGTAAGGCAACTTCCCTCCATACTTCTGCACTGTGACATCTTGGTGGTAGGTTGGCTTTGGAAGAGGACCCACCacaaactcagtgacatttgGGTCCTTCTGGTTTCCAAAATGAAGCACAGCCAGAGCTTGTCGTGCAGGTCTGGTCCCTTGATGGTCCAAAAATTTCAACATTTCTGCTTTCGGAGGAAGCTGAAGGGTGACAGAATAAATGCAGTTGTCAGATGGCTTGGCTCGAGGGGGATCTACTAATGGCACGCCCAGGTTGTTTTGCAGGTACAGCTTCACTTGCATTAGCTCTTCTGGGGTTAAATCATCAAATATCAAGCTGTGAACTCCATGGCCTCTCTCCTCCAGTCCCACTTCCTGGAGACGGCTCTCGCAAACCTCAGGCTTCCCTCCTCTACTTTGGAAAGCCCAGACAAAGAGGAAGGTTATGGCTGTGCATGTAGCTAGGAGAGGATAAGCCAATTTCAAGTTCATTTTCAGCAAAGCTGTAAGCATTTCAGAAAGCAGTCAGTAGAATGCAGATGGAATCAGCAAACCGTGCATTTGTTATTCCAGATGAGGAAGAAACTAATGTTAAAAGGGAGCTGGGGAAAAGACCTGCTACACAAGTGAATTTCAATGCTAAAAAATCCTCTTGATCTAAGCAAATACTGTCCATACAATGTTTCTCAAATGTCTAGTGCAGACAAAAGCAATGATATATTCATTCATACTTCAGTAACTTTATCCGTCAAGTCTGAACACCTTTCTCCTGATTTAATTAGGCACAGGCTACACAAGTAGCTCATAAATCACTCTTAAGTAATTATCTCTGTTTTAAGTCAGCAAAAAAGAAATGTTTGGAAGAGGAAGTTGTGGGGAAACTCTTGCAAGATGTGGCTGAAAGAAAGAGTCAGCAGTACCTTCTAGCAGCTGAGTTTTGCACAAGGTGCACAACTTAATTCCACTGAATTTTCTAACCAAGATTAACACTGCTATTCAAACTCCCAGAACTGCTGACTGGAGGTGGTTAGGAAGGAATGGATCTCTGCTGATGAAGAGCTTTGCCAATGGAGATGCACATCTGCCCCCAAGGCCTTTGCCATGTTCCAAGGGTGgagagcaggtgtgaggaacctttggccctccagattttgctgaattacaactcctatctgccccagcaagcatgtcagcagctggccagggatgatggaagttgtagttcagcaactcctAGAGGCCAAAGGTACCTGGTGCAGAGCTATCAATGGTGGTCCTTTCATGATCCAGTGTTACGGTTCAGAATGAGACATTCTGAGGGAAGCCAGGCAAGGGCATGATGTAGATGGCCTTGAATCATCTGAATTCAAGGCCTCGTTCATCTGAAAGACCCCCGATAGGGCATTCTCTTTATACCATTGTGGAGTTAGCATAAGTAACTTCCCCCACTGGAACCATAGCggattgaaaaagaaaaaatccttatGGCCAGAAAGAAAGAGgtacatccaccaccaccctgccttgGCAGAACAAGCCAGCAGGGCTTTGGAAGTAGAGGGTGATCTTccattttgcacacacacactgccgctCCTTCTTAGGAAAGCTGCTGTATATGTAACTCAGGCGAAGTGGAGGATATTGTCCACTATTTGTTGAACTGCCCTCTTTACAAAAATCTGAGGGCAAAGTTCTTTGCCCCGTCACCCATCTGATTGATAACAGGCCTacttgttggcgtgtgtgcgttgttgcgtgaaacagcatacattacgttggagttaagttgagcaagaaacttcttcagagcattagagcatgttaagagtcttttattaagacatgatggcttaaggcttaagagtaaatacatgtagagtttcttcagtcatccccccctctggtacatctctctccaaaggtaaacacaaaagacaacctctcagttcagaggcaatattcagaagaacaTCCTCACAGAtaagaggcataaatcagaagacacaacttacagcatctgttagaactttcccagtctatcagatggttaccatagcaatggctttggcagtccgttcccagactgggctaagacaaaactccccctagttacagttttgcagacttgatggaaaactactaggcctcatgccaacaagccccccttttccccatcatgtctgtcaattacaaaaaaaaaatctcaacaatacatctccacaatacatagtcatacagtaatacatttctacaatacctcttgcaatacatttcagtacattgcatcatacattttcagttcagtacagttcaaaattacatctcagtacagttcaaaactttattcactcaaactttggttgaacacatgtcaaataaagtgtctcaggatccatttctacaactttattcattccaggacttgttattaatcccacggtaaatctttcaggcggtttgcctaaatttgctcttgtagaacgtcttaaaggaaccagagcttcggctctctctgcccccccttttGTGCTTGagcttgtgcttgtgcttggcaccgcgtgcccaggatcttccatttcctcagcttttcgtttctttgttctgcgtttcccacaaatgagctcagttaaagcatccctgagaggaatttgtgtgccttccactttaatgtcaaggtttggcttaaatgtctgtgattgtgttcgtgtttgtgtgtcatctgttcctgtaagaataactgtctgcctttgatcccaaggcttttctgagactttaatgcttctgctcagaattaactgctgtgtttctggacaccaaactctgaaatatgcattctgaaatcccaaaacaaaaccttgctgtgctctgggcgcaagcttgcccctcctttttccctgtggaatgtggatccagcaccttgccccgaatttttgaatgtgttgtattttaggctttctgccagtaagtttctcataaggagacattccaatagcactgtgtaacaccctattgtgaatgtaattcgcataaagaattgcttctgcccaaaaagaattccctaaactgcaatccatcagcatggctctcattgcttcctgcagcaccctatattttctctcagcagttccattggaaaacgggctaaatggagcagtgaaattctggtttattcccttactctccagaaagtcactcaatgccttattcgtgaattccccaccttggtccgagcgtatagcccccactgtgacgccgtgttgagtttcaattatcttaatgaacagtttcagcttctgctcagcttcacttttatgctttaacagaaaaacatgacaaaatcttgaaaaatcatctaccagtaccatgaagaatttcgcacctcctcgtgaagcatttattggccctgataaatcaacataaactagctggtagggagctgttgtggttctcgcagcctcccggtttattggtgcaatagtcattttagctttattacatgcatcacaatccattaactgtccacaatcctttaaacgcatgttttcactgtgcaaaggggttttctttatcgtgtcaaggtttgcatgccccagcctttgatgccattcatggacgcagccctgatgtacctgtgcctcagcatttaacacagcacaccctgcttgactgctctttattacaaactgtgaatcattcaggcttccctgcatgcacacttgatctcccctcattacaaaacattggtctttgtgaaacaaaattgaataattacaactcaccagttttctaactgataaaatattatgagccaattccggaacaaacaaacattctgacattattccaagcttgtcaaacttcaccagacctttagcttccacagatttctgtgatccatctgccaggtgcacaaagtcccgcacttcttctgaaacgtaaaacaaacttctgtctttgattaatatatggcttgcccctctgtcaagcagccagtcaataggtcgtaaatcttgagacttctgtttacaaagaaagttcacacttccctgcttcaagcctccatccctggagtttcgcttgattgcacagtcttttcggagatgcccacgagccccacaggcaaaacaagacttcagccgctgctgctcccacttgttttcctgtctgctttcgacagcctgctccggttcggcacttttctcctccttgcttctgacagcttccatcagctcggctctctgcgcctcctgcctccgctgccattcctgggacaaatcctgcaactcgtcccacatctgtttagccgacggctcatctctcacacacatcagttgagaatccgatagagccaagattataaacgcctgcgccctcagatctttgcgcttccaggctgcggtcaataccgccgggggtggttcatctataatgtcccataaatcctctgttatcagcaaagcccgcatcctcggcttccagctgccataattcatttcattaagtcgttccatcggcaagcctcccccagacaggtttacagccatgttgctcacctctgtctggttcaatcaatcaagctgccctctctggaactccgtctgccgttcagaccagcaacttactcccgtgtaatgcgctgtgaatctgggcccataacccctgttggcgtgtgtgcgttgttgcgtgaaacagcatacattacgttggagttaagttgagcaagaaacttcttcagagcattagagcatgttaagagtcttttattaagacatgatggcttaaggcttaagagtaaatacatgtagagtttcttcagtcatccccccctctggtacatctctctccaaaggtaaacacaaaagacaacctctcagttcagaagcaatattcagaagaacatcctcacagatcagaggcataaatcagaagacacaacttacagcatctgttagaactttcccagtctatcagatggttaccatagcaacggccttggcagtccgttcccagactgggctaagacaaaactccccctagttacagttttgcagacttgatggaaaactactaggcctcatgccaacactaCTTTGGAACAAGTCTGTGTCCTTTTAGCAGGCACGGATATTTTTATAACTAGACAAGTGGCAAACTTCGTTTTTGCAGCTGGGAAAATTAGAGCCAAGTTTCAAAATAATGTAGGGTCCTGAATAGTGGTTGTTAGTGTACAAATGTTTCATTTGGTCGGTCTCCACCTCTTCATACCTGTTTTAGTATCCTTGATTGTACAGGACTGTATGAATATTGGTTTTTAGTGTAAAATTTTAATCCTTTTAATCCCTAACCCTTTCATATTTACTATTAatatttgtattctattttgttatttgtatttgtatatcATTGCAGCAGCCTTTGGTCATGAGCAATAAAGTATTACGCTCCCCTTACCCTTACCTTCTTAGGAAAGCACTCTGAGAAAAGCTTTCATTTGCCCCTTAAGCCATTCCCAGtggagttcacatttcaagctgaatctatcgctttttccaaaacaatatgagaactgaaacacacccatacttcaaaattctcatttGAATTTTTCAGTgtacagtttgccaaccaaccaatgtttgcaaaatgcatatgttagggggaaatgtgcataaaaatgaatatatgagtgagaataacatacaacaatgctttATATGTCcagaaatggaatggactgccctcaagtcaatcctggcttttcatggtaagcggtattcagagggggtttaccattgcctccttctgaggctagtcctccccagcaagccagcccctgccttgtctgcaactgccagctggggggcaactgggctccttgggactatgcagcttgcccacggctgcacaggtagcaggtcacataacccctgagccacgcactatgggggtgatctttagctggcccttgacacccaggagacaaaagggggaatttgaactcacagactctggactcccagccagactctcctccccactgtgctataccagattgattgcaaaaatgtgtacattagtcaaaactgtcagGGAaaatatgagaccactgacagaaaaaggccaacaggggtctggattttttttctcgttttacactttgaactctcagttctctctgagtgttttgtgtatcaccatgaaaacttagagggctgttaagcaagcgtttctgagttcagggctttaagttttttaaggtttgttttgaaatgagcttatgggaagcagcagaatggcatgggggtattttcaatttaacatggtggaatgcaaaACTTCCACGCTGGGT comes from the Rhineura floridana isolate rRhiFlo1 chromosome 7, rRhiFlo1.hap2, whole genome shotgun sequence genome and includes:
- the LOC133389445 gene encoding membrane primary amine oxidase-like isoform X3; the encoded protein is MLTALLKMNLKLAYPLLATCTAITFLFVWAFQSRGGKPEVCESRLQEVGLEERGHGVHSLIFDDLTPEELMQVKLYLQNNLGVPLVDPPRAKPSDNCIYSVTLQLPPKAEMLKFLDHQGTRPARQALAVLHFGNQKDPNVTEFVVGPLPKPTYHQDVTVQKYGGKLPYSRRFILRSEFKEIYSFLKNKEYPKAPNFMHKVLDYNGSNLEHSSGLPPGLKSGDRKMWVAHFQNVPGSYLHPVGFEVQVDVSSLDVSQWKVQKVFYNGQYFEDMEDIERQFNKGHVKVAKVKKAPLDGGYSSLKQRVPHQGLGPLHYEPRGPRYTIWNNQVFFMSWSFAFGIDANRGPQAFDIRFKGKRIVYELSLQEASAIYGSNSPASMLTRYMDRSFGLGYTTSTLVKGLDCPYLATYLSRHYLLDSSLPVSRKNSICIFEQNPEMPVRRHYDSKQIPFYGGLADSVLVFRSISTVSNYDYVWDFIFHQNGAVGVRVHATGYLESAFYFGNATEFGNRVEEWTLGTIHTHNIHFKVDMDIGANSTNKWDHRHGYQIQMVSFSGDHLPETDPMERAISWGRYKLAVTKRKEKEPFSSSVYNQMNPWAPSVVFADFINNETIVNEDLVAWINVGFLHIPHAEDIPNTATLGNVVGFLLRPHNYFDDDPSMYSPDSVFFSSQQDPTACEQREMAKGLRKNSQGAAAATPMHLPPGTVTSFCFPLGLALPAERAASILLSQEGALFQRRLVEPKPGGMAMRSHGQSL
- the LOC133389445 gene encoding membrane primary amine oxidase-like isoform X2; this encodes MLTALLKMNLKLAYPLLATCTAITFLFVWAFQSRGGKPEVCESRLQEVGLEERGHGVHSLIFDDLTPEELMQVKLYLQNNLGVPLVDPPRAKPSDNCIYSVTLQLPPKAEMLKFLDHQGTRPARQALAVLHFGNQKDPNVTEFVVGPLPKPTYHQDVTVQKYGGKLPYSRRFILRSEFKEIYSFLKNKEYPKAPNFMHKVLDYNGSNLEHSSGLPPGLKSGDRKMWVAHFQNVPGSYLHPVGFEVQVDVSSLDVSQWKVQKVFYNGQYFEDMEDIERQFNKGHVKVAKVKKAPLDGGYSSLKQRVPHQGLGPLHYEPRGPRYTIWNNQVFFMSWSFAFGIDANRGPQAFDIRFKGKRIVYELSLQEASAIYGSNSPASMLTRYMDRSFGLGYTTSTLVKGLDCPYLATYLSRHYLLDSSLPVSRKNSICIFEQNPEMPVRRHYDSKQIPFYGGLADSVLVFRSISTVSNYDYVWDFIFHQNGAVGVRVHATGYLESAFYFGNATEFGNRVEEWTLGTIHTHNIHFKVDMDIGGVKNSLVANDIAFETVKAPWSPENKIHRMKMIRKVLDTENKAAFRLHNYMPRYLYFVANSTNKWDHRHGYQIQMVSFSGDHLPETDPMERAISWGRYKLAVTKRKEKEPFSSSVYNQMNPWAPSVVFADFINNETIVNEDLVAWINVGFLHIPHAEDIPNTATLGNVVGFLLRPHNYFDDDPSMYSPDSVFFSSQQDPTACEVSYLACLPKTAVCLPNFPPFTYEGFQNTTVL
- the LOC133389445 gene encoding membrane primary amine oxidase-like isoform X1; this encodes MLTALLKMNLKLAYPLLATCTAITFLFVWAFQSRGGKPEVCESRLQEVGLEERGHGVHSLIFDDLTPEELMQVKLYLQNNLGVPLVDPPRAKPSDNCIYSVTLQLPPKAEMLKFLDHQGTRPARQALAVLHFGNQKDPNVTEFVVGPLPKPTYHQDVTVQKYGGKLPYSRRFILRSEFKEIYSFLKNKEYPKAPNFMHKVLDYNGSNLEHSSGLPPGLKSGDRKMWVAHFQNVPGSYLHPVGFEVQVDVSSLDVSQWKVQKVFYNGQYFEDMEDIERQFNKGHVKVAKVKKAPLDGGYSSLKQRVPHQGLGPLHYEPRGPRYTIWNNQVFFMSWSFAFGIDANRGPQAFDIRFKGKRIVYELSLQEASAIYGSNSPASMLTRYMDRSFGLGYTTSTLVKGLDCPYLATYLSRHYLLDSSLPVSRKNSICIFEQNPEMPVRRHYDSKQIPFYGGLADSVLVFRSISTVSNYDYVWDFIFHQNGAVGVRVHATGYLESAFYFGNATEFGNRVEEWTLGTIHTHNIHFKVDMDIGGVKNSLVANDIAFETVKAPWSPENKIHRMKMIRKVLDTENKAAFRLHNYMPRYLYFVANSTNKWDHRHGYQIQMVSFSGDHLPETDPMERAISWGRYKLAVTKRKEKEPFSSSVYNQMNPWAPSVVFADFINNETIVNEDLVAWINVGFLHIPHAEDIPNTATLGNVVGFLLRPHNYFDDDPSMYSPDSVFFSSQQDPTACEQREMAKGLRKNSQGAAAATPMHLPPGTVTSFCFPLGLALPAERAASILLSQEGALFQRRLVEPKPGGMAMRSHGQSL